AGCGGGTGGAAATATGTAAGTAACTTACGTGTGAGTTTCACTACTAATAACCTATTTGTTATCACACGTTACAAAGGAATTGACCCTGAGATCAATGTTAGCGGCGGCGGCGGTTCAGGAATTGATACAGGTATTTATCCTCGTACACGTGCCTTCGCACTCGGATTGAATGTAACATTCAAGTAGAATGAAAATATAAACCTGTGAAATTTTGGAGAACTACAAAATTTCATAGGTTTAGTGGAAAAAATACAAATTTCTCAAACAAAAAAATTGAAAAAATAGTACAAAAGTGAAAATTAATCAAAAAAATATAAAAAATATGAAACAATTACTATATTTTCTGATAGCAGTTATTATTCTTAGCGTATCAAGTTGTACGAAACTTGATGAAGGAATATATGACCGATACGTAGCAGACCAATTTTACGCTACGCCTGCAGGAGCAGAAGCAGCACTAGCTGATATTTACAAAGAAATGCGCGGAGATTGGGGCGGCATCGGCGTTGCAGGAGCAGACCGAGGCTGGTATGACCTCAACGAAACTTGTACCGATGAAATGATGATTCCTACCCGAAGCGATGGAGCCTGGGCTGACAATGGCATCTGGATACAGATGTATACTCATACCTGGACCGCAGGGCAAGCCTTTATTGACAATACCTGGAATTGGCTCTACCGAGCTATTTTCAAAGCAAATTTAGCTATTGAACTCTTAACCAAAGCCAAAGCTAACGAAGCGTTTATTGCCGAAGCCAAAGTGTTACGTGCTTTCTTCTATTATTTATTGTTAGATGGTTGGGGAAATGTACCTATTGTAACTGATTCTAAAACCTTAGTAAAAGATGTAAATCAGTCTTCACGTACCGAAGTGTACAATTTTGTAGTTAGAGAATTAACTGAAAACATAGATAAACTACATACGCCTACTGCTAGCGAAAAGCAAAGCAGCTATTATAACCGTTTCCATAAATGGGTAGGTTATACCATACTAGCAAAGGTATATCTGAATGCACAAGTTTATACTGGTACAGCACGCTTCAACGAAGCCTTGAATGCTTGTAATAGAATCATTAACGAGGGAGGTTATTCACTTATTCCTGGTGCGGACTACTTAGATAGAGGGAGCAAAGGATTATTCGGACAAACTTGCAACACCCAAGAAACTATCTTTGGTATCTTTATAGATGGTGAAAAAGCACCTCGTAACATCATTGGCATTAGAACACTCTACGGACC
The sequence above is a segment of the Bacteroidia bacterium genome. Coding sequences within it:
- a CDS encoding RagB/SusD family nutrient uptake outer membrane protein, coding for MKQLLYFLIAVIILSVSSCTKLDEGIYDRYVADQFYATPAGAEAALADIYKEMRGDWGGIGVAGADRGWYDLNETCTDEMMIPTRSDGAWADNGIWIQMYTHTWTAGQAFIDNTWNWLYRAIFKANLAIELLTKAKANEAFIAEAKVLRAFFYYLLLDGWGNVPIVTDSKTLVKDVNQSSRTEVYNFVVRELTENIDKLHTPTASEKQSSYYNRFHKWVGYTILAKVYLNAQVYTGTARFNEALNACNRIINEGGYSLIPGADYLDRGSKGLFGQTCNTQETIFGIFIDGEKAPRNIIGIRTLYGPHGNALFGFSTWNGATVHQDFYNKYNAQDIRRQQWLVGPQPGSTNYSLNISSLTSAGVQEGARNAKFLPVPPYNGGAASNDFPVYRFADIILMKAECLLRTGNVAAATEELNKIRNRAGLPNFTGTLTLDEIYDERGRELCWEGHRRQDMIRFGKFLQPHDFKTSTSPSTYILFPIPASAIAANPTLRQNPGY